The Fusarium fujikuroi IMI 58289 draft genome, chromosome FFUJ_chr05 DNA segment TGAGCAACAGGAACTGATCCGATTCTGGGCTTACCCCAGGTTTCCCGTCGATATCTTCCTATCTCTGGAAGAGAAAGAGTAATTAGTCTCGATCACTAAAGGCCTCATGTCTATTGGATCGCCAGAAGGGGGATGTAAATCGTTTGGCTTTTTTCGCTCCCACCCTCCCGTCCTCCGAGATCTGGAGAATTGGGTGATGGAATCACGTCCAGATAACTCTTTGCGCGAATGAGATTAAGTCTAATTGTTGAGATACCGCGCCGGCTTTTGAAATCAAAATCTGCCGATTTCGCATTGGACTCAAAAGTTTACCCACCACGGAGTCAACTCCGGGTTTGGCGTTCCGAGATGCTGCGATTCACGCCGAGACCCGGCGGGGTGATTGACGGGGTGACGGACTTTCACCGGGGGGGTTGGCCGTGCCAAGCTGGAGCACTCAGCATTTGCGTGCGTCTTGACGCAGTTCAACACCACCCAGTGGCAACGGGTAATGGTGGTTTAAATCTCGTGATGGATCAAAGGGCACCAGAAGGCAAAGGGAGTTGCTCTTTACATCACATTATTCTCATTGGTCTTGGCAGGAAggggccaaggtcaagaattGCCTTGACCCTCAAAATGACGTCGCTAACTGCGTTTCTACACACCCATGACGCTCTGTATGGGCACGTCCCAGTACCAGCTCGCTACTGCCATGCCGCCAATGCTCATCGTAACTGCCATGAGGAAATTGACATCATTGTTGTCCAGAAGATCCCACCCGTTTTCGATAGCCCGCGACGGTCGCTGATCACCAAAACTTGACTTGCGGTGCTTGTCTTTATGATCGTAGACACCAGCATgagcatcgtcatcgtccaCAATAGCGGGACCACCAAGCTTCTCTTTTGCTTCGCTCTGCATGATCTCGGTCTTGACATTCGAATGAGCGGCCGCGTCCGTGCCGGATTCGGCTACTAGGACGCGATTGCCTCCTTCTCCCTCGACAATCTTACCAGACCGTACGTCCCTGACTGACCGTTGGAATAGGCCACCCAAGAAACTATCCAAGACACTGCCAAGAGCACCCCAGATCACCATGAACCCCATGAACTTGCGTCGCTCCAGCATCGTCCATGGGGCACCGCCTGCGGGCGTCTGAGATGAGTCCTCACTACAGGACGGTAGGAATATCATGGATGCGGTGACAATAATCATTGACCCCAACAAACCTGCACCTAAACCTAGCAAGGTGACACCACCGTTTGTTCCGCGAGGCACCTTTCggagtgttggtgatgtgaTCAGCCGAGGTTGTCCTGAAGACAGGATACCAAGCTCGGAGCTGAAGGTATCGGCCGCGACGGCCGCATAGTTGGCAATGATTCCAACGACCAGGAGGTCACCGCCCCATGAAAAGCATAGTGATCCCGTGGGATCCGGAGTATTAGGATCGGCGAATGCGGCTTCTCGTTTTCGTAGTTGGTTCGCGTGGAGGACGGAGAGGACAGAGGCCATCAAACTGTTGGCGAGGACTTGACAGATCAGTCAATTGATTcatgaatggcttcaagTGCTTACCTTGAACATGTGTTCTAGGCCCTTCTCCTCCAGATGTACCCTTTGAACGAAGCGTATagttggccttgatgccTTCTTTGATCTGGGCCGTTTTCAGACATCTCCCTTGCCCTTGTAGCGGGCGCAAATACTTACGTGTGTTACGCGTGTT contains these protein-coding regions:
- a CDS encoding related to transmembrane protein 19, with the protein product MRLLYALPATCALIYRAKSRNSLTPAGIFAATLTAAAHAYHPWNLPFALLCVFFLAGTRVTHIKEGIKANYTLRSKGTSGGEGPRTHVQVLANSLMASVLSVLHANQLRKREAAFADPNTPDPTGSLCFSWGGDLLVVGIIANYAAVAADTFSSELGILSSGQPRLITSPTLRKVPRGTNGGVTLLGLGAGLLGSMIIVTASMIFLPSCSEDSSQTPAGGAPWTMLERRKFMGFMVIWGALGSVLDSFLGGLFQRSVRDVRSGKIVEGEGGNRVLVAESGTDAAAHSNVKTEIMQSEAKEKLGGPAIVDDDDAHAGVYDHKDKHRKSSFGDQRPSRAIENGWDLLDNNDVNFLMAVTMSIGGMAVASWYWDVPIQSVMGV